GTATCTACAGATACCAATATTAACAAAAACAAAAGTAAAGGAAATATAACAACAATAATAACACCCGCTAAGATTCTAGCGAGTGTATATTTTATTTTCAGATAGGCGTGTTGTTCTCCTTTCATAATACTCATTTTTCTTTAAACATCGTATCCGCGTAAGGGATAGAGTGAATCCCCCGAAGGGAAGACGTCGCGGAGCGGCAATGACCGAGGCGTATGAACGATAGCCCGACCCTAGCGGCTGGCAATAGCATTGGAGAGGGATACGCCCTAACTTTTCAGTTTATAAACTACTTCTGATATTCTCTGTCTATCCGCATCGGTTAAATTAGACCCCGAAGGCAAACATAATCCGTTTTCAAACAACTGCTGTGCTACTTGCCCCCCATAATATGGAGTATCAGCAAAAACAGGCTGCAAATGCATTGGCTTCCATAATGGACGAGATTCGATATTATCCTCCAAAAATTTCAAACGCAAATCTTCCCTTGAAAATCCTGCTTTCTGAGGGTCTATCACAATAGCTGATAACCAATGGTTGGAAAAATAATCCTCCGATGGCTCGGTAAACACCTCTACACCCTCTATATTTTTGAACAAATCAATATAAAACTGATGATTGGCTCTACGCTGAGAAATCCTTTCATCTAAAACCTCCATTTGTCCACAGCCTATCCCTGCACAAATGTTGCTCATTCTATAATTATACCCAATTTCAGAATGCTGGTAATGTGGTGCGTTATCCCTTGCCTGAGTAGATAAAAACACCGCTTTTTCTTTCTGTGCAGAGGTCTGACAGAGCAAGGCTCCACCTCCTGAAGTCGTAATAATTTTATTACCATTGAAACTCAAAATACTCATTTCCCCGAAAGTACCGCATTTCTGTCCTTTATAGCTGCTTCCTAAAGCCTCTGCCGCATCTTCAATGATGGGAATTTCATATTTAGAAGCAACTGCCATCAGTTCATCCATTTTTGCTGGCATTCCGTAAAGGTGGACAACGATAATGGCTTTCGGCTTTTTACCTTTGGACAATCTCTCCTTAATAGCATCTTCTAAAGCTAATGGACACATATTCCAAGTCTCTTTTTCGCTATCAATAAACACAGGTGTAGCTCCTTGATAAGCAATAGGATTTGCCGATGCCGAAAAAGTCATACTCTGACAAATGACCTCATCTCCCATTTTAACCCCTAAAATAATCAAAGCTAAATGTAATGCAGCGG
This Riemerella anatipestifer DNA region includes the following protein-coding sequences:
- a CDS encoding aminotransferase class I/II-fold pyridoxal phosphate-dependent enzyme, encoding MNTKIWLSSPHMGGNEQKYINEAFAENWVAPLGPNVNQFEESIKTYLGQSVDVAALSAGTAALHLALIILGVKMGDEVICQSMTFSASANPIAYQGATPVFIDSEKETWNMCPLALEDAIKERLSKGKKPKAIIVVHLYGMPAKMDELMAVASKYEIPIIEDAAEALGSSYKGQKCGTFGEMSILSFNGNKIITTSGGGALLCQTSAQKEKAVFLSTQARDNAPHYQHSEIGYNYRMSNICAGIGCGQMEVLDERISQRRANHQFYIDLFKNIEGVEVFTEPSEDYFSNHWLSAIVIDPQKAGFSREDLRLKFLEDNIESRPLWKPMHLQPVFADTPYYGGQVAQQLFENGLCLPSGSNLTDADRQRISEVVYKLKS